ATAGCGCGCAGATTCCGAGGTCCTCTGACTTGTATTGCCTTTCACCATCGAAGTCATGGCTGTAGAGTCTGTAATTGGACTAAGTCCATGCGATTCTTTTCTGGGTCTGGCCGGGCTACCGAGCATGCATCCTTGTACCCATAAAAGCACAACTTCAAGGAGCTTAGGCAATCTAACAATGGAAAATAATTGTCCAGATTACTTGTGTTTATGGTGTCATGAAACCAGGAGCCTTTGAACAAAGAAACAAGCAGAGCATTCGGCAACTTTCCAACGCCAAACACACAATTTCTGAACAGCGATTCATAGAGTTTCATCGATTCATCGGTGTGCCACGACCTTATTTTGATCATGTGTATAAGAACAAATCATATAATGAGCAatcctttcaattttaaaataagaatttattttacaaaacaaattgttttataCTAGTTCCAACTAAGTGTCAACTAACtcttgaaattgaataaaaacattAGAAGTCTTAAATGTATTacataaagaaatatatatataacaaatatacaaaaataacaatgtatTTATATCTATTCACTGAGCAGGTTAGTGAAAGAACCCAAATATCATTAAAGACTAAGAATAAAAAAGCCAAACTAAAATGCTTCAATAACCCCAAAGGAGATTGATTGGACTTGCCTAGAGGAAAGTTgcttaattaaaatgataattggctaagaaagaaatcaaaagaacattTTTAACGATATAGAGGGTTTGACACAAGTTTTGAGCCTTATTAGAGAGAATtcgataaaaaatacaagagtgTGGATGACTAAATTGATAACGCAAGATTTCATGAGTAGTTTTATTTGACAGAAAACACTTGAGGACTAAATATAAAGGGTTGATACTAAAGCTAGTAAAACTATCTTTAACGATACTAGATATAAGAATAACTCTGGAAACTTGATCATTGGCAAGACTGAAgtaatcatgaaattaaaaaaaaaatcattaataaaaacaaattattatacaaaaaacaaGGACTTTGTGATATCtagaatatataaaatgaaagattgTTTTAGGAAACATTTAGGTGTATAAATTGAagtatatattcttaaaattattcgAAGCTAGTGTAGGGTTCCACATAAATGAGTCTAGCAATTTTCAACATGACATAATGAGTTGTCTTAGTATCATAAAGCCATGACATTATGTCTAATATCACACAATTTAACTCAATTCTTCCTTTcctccaaattatttttatgactgGCCTATGGTTTAGAATTgtccatgttttttctttcaattgtcaTCATAATTCTACTTTATCTAGCACTTTTGAGCATATAGAATTAAAATACACATTTCCCCCAACAATTagctctttctctctcttattataaaagcattaaaataaaagagaatagaTTGTAAAAAAACCTTACCCAACCAAATTTGAACTTGATCTAGTGAGTCTTTGTCAACTCTCCACTTCTTCACTTCCATCTAAGCTTCCTTTCACTAATTTATTCCACTCCTAAAACATCCTTCCTCTTTAAAATCTTTCTCTTAGATTGTTTTTCCCTTAGTAAAATCACATGGATATTTGGCTGTTGTTTTgcataaattacaaaaatgccACTACTTAATAAGTCATGTATCACTTCTTGTATTTACCGTTATTActtttacatattattttatatgcttaaatcatcaagatttttaactaattttttaggGATTTTAATATCTAACTGTAATAAAAATTTCTTCAGATCTTTATCAGTTTCAGTCAAAATTTATGCAATTGTTCGTGAAACTTGTATCAGTGATCAATGTTATTCACGTATAAGAtcatacattaatttatttagagttccattctgttatttttattattattgtctaaTTATTTTCacctcaatttataaaaaaaaaaatcatttaaataataattttacttgatTGGGGGATTTACATGATTTATGACTAGGCTATCGTTTTGTATACCAATTTATTTCTCTATTCCAATTGGTATCTAAATAAATTCATTGAGGATTTTTCATCTCAGTCaaattttttctctcataaattatcatttttcaatCAAGAATTTCTTTATGTAACCCTGGTTTGCTAACTTTGAGTCGGGGGTTTGCATTGAAGCTGCCGAGAGTTAGGACCAATGTTGGATCTAGGACACCCAAGATTGGTACAAAGTGCTTGGAGTCAGGCAAAAACCAAGTTCAAAGCCTTTTAAACTTTGATTACAAGCACTAGTCTCAACAATTTGAGTATCTCATTTAGAAGaagtgcatttaaaaaaaaaaaaaagctaaaagaaaatatgttcaACCgaacaaatttcaattaaattaaaaaaaaaaaaaacaaaaatgatattaaacaatttaaacttTTCTTTCCAGATATATTCATTCTGTAACTTCtgttcatttattaaaaaaatctaaatctacTATGGAGATGATGTGATGAATAGTTTTAATATCAGAGTTCGAAAAGAAATTGTATTAACTTTTGAGAGATATGTGATATGAAATTATAGGTTTGGATCTCGTAAGTtatatttgatatgatttttagaaattgattcaagttatttttaattttttactcaaaagAATTATAAGTATGCTTAAttagaaataacttttaatttaaattttttttaataaaattgagttaaaattttgctttaattaattaaaagtatagagttttaacttttaacttaaGGATTCTAACTTATATTacactcttttttaaaaaaagtttttttgaacaatttatttaccaaaaatacatatacaatgattttaaatcatttttgtcaattttctaaaATGGACAACATCTAAAGTGAATTTTGCAATTTCATATTGTTGGTGAAATCTTAATCAAAACCATATAAATCTAgccatatattttttctgtattttatatgttagttcttaatctttaaatattatatttttactataatttcaggtttaatttcttctaattatgcTATAGAAaggcataattaaaaaaaaatgaaaataaaaaaaatcagttggtTCTATgtttatatgaacaataaaaCCAACCCATAAATTATAgggtcggttttttttttttcaaacccaGAAATTATAGGGTCCTCCCAAACACAACAAATTAAGCAGAAggtccaaaaatatttaaagttttccAAAATGGAAATTTCatctttagaataaaaaaagaatatatggGTTCCGGGGAGAAACCCATTTTTGAACTGATCATTGACATGAAAACACATGAAAGACAACATACATATCTCAATAAACCGACTTGATGCATTAAAGTATCCTTAGTGGGCATTCGCagtcaaattcaataaaaaattcaaatgaaattcaatatctttcttagcttttattttcagtCGATTTGATAATGAATAACTACAGCTATTAAAACTCTtttgatcaaatgaaatttttaaataccaaatttcatcattttaatgattaaaattacaataattaatCACTTTcgttttatcattattttctaTGAGTATTTCTCAtccaaaaatcaaaaaagaataaaatgaacttgtaaatcaaaccaaacatcGGTAAAacttttatattagatttagtattttccatgttttatagtttagttttttttatatatatataatactgatataataattttaacaataattctatttaattaggaGATTAAAGAATATAATTCTGTATAACAGTCACTGTTCCAGTTGAtatgatgttttgattttttgtgtttcttttcgCCGGGAGTCGAGGCATAACATATTTTATGGTAGGAAAGATCATGCCCAGGTGCATGCACTTTGCTTGGCCACGCGGTGTGCCCTTTCGTCTTGAAAAATGTGGAAACAGCTACTACCACCTCAAATCACTCTACATATCGtgtaattttaagaaaaattttaatgttattatattgGTAAGTGCgcaatacaaattaaaatcaaataaaaatctatgtctatattttttttaatagaaatcaGAATacacaataaagaaaaatacatcTAGACCATTTGATTGTGTTCTTAATATGAATTCAATCatcaattcaaatatattttaaaaagcattggtatttaattataatacaattatatatatatatatattggattcgaggaaacctcACTTTTTGAAAAGCGCACTTTATGAGCTCAGGTGAATGAGTAAAATCCCGGCTGTCTCAGGctcttataaaaaatacacatcctgactcgaactcgaaaCCTATTATGTAAATCTCAAATTCTTTACTTTTACACCACGATTTTTGAGTATTATAATACAaccatattattataaaaaaaaaactaattacatGTTCGAAGAAAGTGCCATCAGTTTCAAATGGACGTAGAAAATCCTGAtgtagttttcttttcttcgaaGTTGTGTCTTACCTAGCTAATGACTTTTTTATGGCTTCAAAATAGACATTCCTTCCTTCTTAACGTTCATGCATCTGGGACAGTTGTGTCCTACcttgctaattgtttttttattgagcaCTCACTCGTCTCAGAATTTCAAACTCCCCTTAACACGGTTTTAAATAGAAGTAGAGATAATTAAGACATAAACAAAGCCACCACGAACCACAAGTTCCCCTTGCtatatataaatacaccatTATGCCTGCCTCTTGTAAAACTCAGccgtaagaaaagaaaaactttgcTTGAGCACTTCTGTTTTCACTCATGGAAGCAACAAAATTCTCATCCTCCAAGCTTGCCTTGAGGCCAATTTCTTCAGTGAAACCATGCCCTAGAAGAAACACCATTGTCGCCCTTGATAGAAGAAATAAGGGACGAGACTATGGGGGTAAGCTTGTAGATGAAAGCATGATTGTACTGCGATTACGAATTAAAGAGACGAAGATGTCGGAAGAAAGCAACAATCCACCTTCTCATTGGATGGAGTGGGAGAAACAATATTTCATGCATTGCAACTACAACAACGATGTTTGTGAAGCAGTGCAGATGTTGCAGAACTATTTGATGAATGTTAGACCAAGTTTGGCACTAGGGATGGTGCTACTTGTTTCGTTGAGTGTGGCCATCTCTACTGGGATGGTTTTGTTGCTGGCTATAGAGATGGCTATGGGAGTTCTATCCGCCTTACattagatgatatatatatatatatatatatatatatatatatatatatatatatatatatatcaagaattCACGAGTATTAATGACTTTGATGATCTTTTGCAAGCTTTGTGATCAGCTTGTACTGTTTGTTTTACTTTGAGCTGATCATGAAATCCTTCTTTTCATGTATTCGGATTATTATCATTTTACCAATGACCAATTGCTTCAATTCataaatcttcttttctttcttttcctcgtTTTTGATTCTTTGAGtttctttgaattaattatattactCCTTCTATGAAGATTGTGTGGAACGTCTAGCTTGCTGTCAGAAACGAGCAAAAATCTTAATccaattattaaatcaaatcaagttaaaattttacaaacccggttatatataaagattaactcaacataaaacaaaaatcatgatgtattttttacTGAATTCCATAAAATCGAAGCATTAAAATATCCTCAGAGTATTAAATGGATGATGGAGTCTCAAACATTTgccctccttttccttttaagatcAAGAGTACCCCCTACAAATTCCATCGAGATAAATATTACtgacaaaatatttcattatcTATTCCACCGGTAAAACCTAAAATGTTGCTAATGGATTAGGTAATGGAATTGGCAACATAATTATCATTGCTAACTCCTTCGCTAAATCTatcaaacttattaattattttataacttttcaatgaaataatatctttttttctgaCAGAATcattgatgagttttttttgcCCATTAGTGATTCCATCGGAAAGTtagtagatttttttgttttcttagttatgtaattgttaaataaaaaaaaaacaaaaatcacaaaacaacctaaaactatcaattttatttaacatcaaaattttattaatttcaatattcataaaaatattaattttacaacaacaaatatattaCACAAACAAAAGTGGAGGTGGAGGGGGGAAATCCTATGCCGAAAGGACCATAATGAAGAGGATAATATGAAGACATATATTCCATCATTTTATCTcaattcaacattttttttctaaactggctttcatttcttcttctaatttggTTACTCATTCCTCGACCTTGTCTAGGACCTTCAACTCAAAATCCAGTGTCGATTGGCTTGAGCCGAACAATTGTGTGCCTAAAATTAAGGCAGTACAACTCGATCTTATTTCTTTGACCGATGTCATAGGCATTTCATAAACCTAATTCATATTGGGTCCATTAATTGCTCTAACCTCCAACTATAACTGAGGATTGTGAGGAGAATGAGTGGAAATgtgttatttatgtttttcaaatattgagacattttatgttttctacaaaacaaaacaaaaggtcaattataattaaaaaaaatacaagaattaaaaaaatacaatgaacaAGTTTCCTCATATAATTCCATCGGTGTAGGCTCACGTCAAAGCTGTTATTCctacaaaataaataagtagTAAAACATTCTAACAAATAAACATcgtattgaaaaaagaagacaataatttaaaaacttactAGGCGTTTTTCATGGTTGATAAATGGGAATGATCCACCGGTATGCTTGCTCACCGAACCAagtgtttctttgttttggttcaGCGACCCGAATCTTGATCACCTTCTAAGATCTTCCAATTCCATAAACTCTTGAAACTTCTCATACTTATTTTTTGTGACATGACTCGGTATACACTTCTTCAATACATCGATGTCATAAGAGtcaacttgattttttgtatatttatggGCACCATACCACAAATCACACAACCCTgtacaaaaatatttgttaaatatatatgagatattgaaaattttagataacaatttctaaatataaaatttgttaatttcCTTATATAATTACATTGTGGTTTTTCCAAACTCTGCTAACCCCACTCTTGCTTTCTCTTTCCCATCGAAATCTTGCgtgcttttttaatttgttcattaTTATTAGGAAATTTTTCATTGTGCATCATAACACACAATTCTTTTCATATATAAGTTCACAAATATGAATGTGAAATTTAACATGaatgaatttatataattttaacgAAACCTCTAATATGGGCCTTACCTAAAATCTCATCCCGCTAACTTCTTGCATGTAACcaacacaacacaacacaacacaagTAGCCTCAGACGTAccatcaatcaattttatttttatacacttAGTTACTGTACAACACggtctttaaatatttataaaaattccaTAACAATATCATAATCTTCTAATTAACTTCATACatgacataaaatatattacaaatgttacaaaaaaactatatactaactcaaaaaatatatattttatcttatgaACGATTTGTTAAGCtccttcatgatgaatcaaacaacaccacacttgggggcacGATCATTAAGCAAAATGATTGGTGAAGTGTTTTTAACATTTTGGCCGAACCTTAACgaataattataaattggttatgatatccatattacattttaaaacattagcaatatgcaatttttttgtttttttatgaatatatgcttggaaaacttttagtattgaaaaaaatattttttttttatttttctaaaagaggaaattaatttaaaagttttaagatttgtttttatttgttttaattatttttagaaaagtttCAGAGAAAACCCgttattttaataccggattcaTATCTTACAgtataaatatacaacccgTTATTATACAACATTATTGGAAAAACATGTGAGGGgcccataaatatttttttataatatttttttattataataatattataatattattattatattcggCTGGGCCGGACCCGTCGTATCTGGTTGGGCTGACTGGCGGCTTAACAGGTTGGGCCACCGTTGGCCCAATGGTTTTGGCCTCCTCCTTTTTTACTAGGTTGGACCCGATCAAGCCATCAATGGGCTAGGTTGGCATGGGTCCAGCCCTTTATCCATATTTAAGCCACCACTGCATACAAATTTTACATGCAGTGGTTGGCCGGAGGgcgagaaaaaagaaagaaaaaaggacaaGGGGGAAGGCTTATCTGGCCGGAAAAGTAGCCGATGACATTTATGGTGTTGTAGGGAAGACCGGCGAGTGGTTGGTGGTGGAAATAGCTCCTGAGGGGCAGTGGAAGAAATGATCAAAGTAATGGCCGAGAAGGGGGCGATGAAAAAACTAGgaagaaatgattttttctcaaatttggCTTCTGATTTCTCATCCTTCATACCATGACATCCAGATCTATTTATAGGGGGGGAAAGAGAGACATTTTGTCTTTAATGGTGCTAAATTTTGACCATTGGTTTGGCTAGGACGAATCttaaccgttggttcaaagtggaCATGGTAAGCTGTTAAATCTGGTAGTAAAATGGTTGGTCGGGTTGGCTATTTTGTGCTAGCACCACGATCGTTGTTGTGTAAATTGGCCAAAACTGACCATACTGAGGTATAGTCAGATGTTAGGTGATCGTTTGcgtgcaagttttgtcaaatttgaagGAGAAATAAAGCATTAAAT
The DNA window shown above is from Populus trichocarpa isolate Nisqually-1 chromosome 4, P.trichocarpa_v4.1, whole genome shotgun sequence and carries:
- the LOC7493531 gene encoding uncharacterized protein LOC7493531 — encoded protein: MEATKFSSSKLALRPISSVKPCPRRNTIVALDRRNKGRDYGGKLVDESMIVLRLRIKETKMSEESNNPPSHWMEWEKQYFMHCNYNNDVCEAVQMLQNYLMNVRPSLALGMVLLVSLSVAISTGMVLLLAIEMAMGVLSALH